A window from Ardenticatena maritima encodes these proteins:
- a CDS encoding SpoIIE family protein phosphatase, producing the protein MLVDAAAAKIGKYASRESGDTLEMIERPHGGLSFVLVDGQRSGRSAKAISNLVARKVVALLAEGARDGVAARAAHDYLYTSRKGKVRADLQIISIDFESDTLVLTRNTETPALLVQEETFTWLDEASTPIGLYRKTRPSITELPLRPNLAVICFTDGVLEAGGKQFSTDAIANELRGLFTAHNGWPGAERVANHLLDRALALDGGFPKDDLSVMTMALLPRNGAPDIRRLKVQFPVPPPGARK; encoded by the coding sequence ATGCTGGTTGATGCCGCCGCCGCCAAAATCGGAAAATATGCGTCGCGGGAAAGCGGCGATACGCTGGAAATGATTGAACGCCCCCACGGCGGGCTGTCGTTCGTGCTCGTGGACGGGCAACGCTCGGGGCGCTCCGCCAAAGCCATCTCGAACCTGGTGGCGCGCAAAGTTGTGGCGTTGCTGGCAGAAGGCGCCCGCGACGGCGTCGCCGCCCGCGCCGCGCATGATTACCTCTACACCTCGCGCAAAGGCAAAGTGCGCGCCGATTTGCAAATCATTAGCATTGATTTTGAAAGCGATACGCTGGTGCTGACACGCAACACGGAAACGCCGGCGCTCCTTGTGCAAGAAGAGACCTTTACCTGGCTCGACGAAGCGAGCACGCCCATCGGGCTCTACCGCAAGACACGCCCCAGCATTACGGAACTGCCGCTCCGCCCCAATCTGGCGGTCATCTGCTTCACCGACGGCGTGCTGGAAGCCGGCGGCAAGCAATTCTCCACCGATGCGATTGCAAACGAACTGCGCGGCTTGTTCACCGCCCACAACGGCTGGCCCGGTGCGGAACGCGTCGCCAACCATCTGCTCGACCGGGCGCTGGCGCTGGACGGTGGTTTTCCAAAAGATGATTTGAGTGTGATGACCATGGCGCTCTTGCCACGCAACGGCGCGCCCGACATTCGGCGGCTCAAAGTGCAATTCCCAGTTCCGCCGCCGGGAGCGCGAAAATGA
- a CDS encoding RNase adapter RapZ — protein MTTRRPRIAVVGPCASGKSTLVRRLRAEGWDARMPAQEHSYVPDMWQRLSKPDVLIYLDADNETLRRRRPGHTLNDTYLAQERERLQHAYAHADLILDTTHLTPEEVYQRVMDFIRENTLSGA, from the coding sequence ATGACCACCAGACGCCCGCGCATTGCCGTCGTGGGACCATGCGCCAGCGGCAAAAGCACGCTGGTACGCCGATTGCGTGCCGAAGGATGGGACGCACGGATGCCGGCGCAAGAACATTCCTACGTTCCCGATATGTGGCAACGCCTCAGCAAACCCGACGTGCTCATCTATCTCGACGCGGACAACGAAACCCTGCGCCGCCGTCGTCCGGGCCACACGCTGAACGATACGTATCTGGCGCAGGAGCGTGAGCGCCTGCAACACGCCTACGCCCACGCCGACTTGATTCTCGACACAACCCACCTTACACCGGAAGAAGTGTATCAACGTGTGATGGACTTCATCCGGGAAAACACGCTTTCAGGAGCATAG